A section of the Humulus lupulus chromosome 2, drHumLupu1.1, whole genome shotgun sequence genome encodes:
- the LOC133815359 gene encoding uncharacterized protein LOC133815359 encodes MDGGSLTRQGRKRAHIDRGHVEGHQRLFDDYFSDEPVYTEYQFRRRFRMHRHVFLRIVKALENHSEYFHTRFDAVGRRGLSPLQKCTAAMQMLAYGAPTDYVDEYVRIGETTAIECLVNFVRGVNDIFGTEYLRQPNAGDIRCLLQMGEVRGFPGMLGSIDCMHWEWKNCPVAWKGQFTRGDYGRPTIMLEAVASQDLWIWHAFFGVPGSYNDLNVLNQSPIFTDILQGQALRVEFMINGTQYNKGYYLADGIYPEWGTFVKTIPLPQGDKRKLFARCQEAVRKDVERAFRVLQSRFDIVRGPARFWQRDVLKDIMYACIILHNIIVKDERDAYESLFDFNYDDGPADTLMIEVLHGPNSDFPTMFQRNAEIRDRYIHRNLQVDLVEHIW; translated from the coding sequence ATGGATGGGGGTAGCTTAACAAGACAAGGAAGAAAGAGAGCCCACATTGATAGGGGTCATGTAGAAGGACACCAACGTTTGTTCGATGACTACTTTTCTGATGAACCGGTGTATACAGAATATCAATTTCGAAGAAGATTTAGAATGCATAGACATGTATTCCTACGCATAGTGAAAGCTCTAGAAAATCATTCAGAGTATTTCCATACGAGGTTTGATGCAGTCGGTAGAAGGGGGCTTTCGCCATTACAGAAGTGCACCGCTGCTATGCAAATGTTGGCATATGGAGCGCCTACCGattatgttgatgagtatgttcgaATTGGTGAAACTACTGCTATTGAATGTCTAGTCAATTTCGTTCGAGGAGTGAATGATATTTTTGGGACCGAATATTTAAGACAGCCCAATGCTGGGGACATTCGTTGCTTACTTCAAATGGGGGAGGTGCGTGGTTTTCCAGGCATGTTGGGAAGCATTGATTGTATGCACTGGGAATGGAAAAATTGCCCAGTTGCATGGAAAGGTCAATTCACGCGAGGTGATTACGGCAGACCAACAATCATGCTCGAAGCAGTTGCGTCACAAGATCTTTGGATATGGCATGCATTTTTTGGTGTTCCAGGATCCTATAATGATCTCAACGTGTTAAATCAATCCCCAATATTCACTGATATCTTACAAGGGCAAGCTCTGAGAGTTGAGTTTATGATAAATGGCACACAATACAACAAGGGGTACTATCTAGCAGATGGTATCTATCCAGAGTGGGGTACATTTGTTAAAACTATCCCACTGCCTCAAGGagataaaagaaaattatttgccCGATGCCAAGAAGCGGTACGCAAAGATGTTGAGCGAGCATTCAGAGTACTTCAATCTCGTTTTGATATTGTACGAGGACCAGCACGTTTTTGGCAAAGAGATGTTCTCAAAGATATTATGTATGCATGCATCATATTGCACAACATTATTGTCAAGGATGAAAGAGATGCATATGAGAGTTTGTttgattttaattatgatgaCGGCCCCGCCGACACCCTAATGATTGAAGTATTGCATGGACCTAATTCTGACTTCCCAACAATGTTTCAAAGAAATGCTGAAATTCGTGATAGATACATTCATCGCAATCTTCAGGTGGACTTGGTAGAGCACATATGGTGA
- the LOC133815360 gene encoding glutathione S-transferase T3-like, translating into MVSRNYKPSMEKSSIDLNRETSSTSVSETQHEHGVEGLENVVLHNEDESRHKSKVKWSKEATILLISGWLNTSKDAIVGNDQTSTHFWARIAEYYNTNQKGEQARTGRQCKDHWNMMNQKVVRFNGCYKRVQQAHHNGWSDEQILENAHQLYKYENNNSNFLLVDCWRLLKDEPKWNTMYQPKGGKRTKVSESGAFTSSSNADISDDEVREVRSTGQKAVKRKGKEKKDTHARFIEISEQKASTLEKLVVIKEKEAEDNRMTKYKDYLIMDTSHMTPEQKKDHENLCTYIKNNILKLKLLCIFINRIIMYFILFK; encoded by the coding sequence ATGGTTTCAAGAAATTATAAGCCAAGTATGGAAAAGTCTAGTATTGATTTGAATCGTGAAACATCATCGACATCTGTCTCTGAAACCCAACATGAACATGGTGTTGAAGGGTTGGAAAATGTAGTTCTACACAATGAAGATGAATCAAGGCATAAATCTAAAGTCAAATGGAGCAAGGAAGCCACTATACTTCTGATAAGTGGATGGCTTAATACATCTAAGGATGCCATTGTGGGGAATGACCAAACTTCTACACATTTCTGGGCTCGGATCGCAGAATACTATAACACCAACCAAAAAGGCGAGCAAGCAAGAACTGGAAGGCAATGCAAAGATCATTGGAACATGATGAATCAAAAGGTGGTGCGTTTCAATGGGTGTTATAAACGAGTACAGCAAGCACATCACAATGGTTGGTCTGATGAGCAAATTCTTGAGAATGCACATCAATTGTACAAATATGAAAATAACAACTCAAATTTTCTGCTTGTGGACTGTTGGAGATTGCTAAAGGATGAGCCGAAATGGAATACAATGTACCAACCAAAAGGTGGTAAGAGAACAAAGGTGTCAGAATCAGGGGCatttacttcttcttccaatgcagaCATCAGTGATGATGAAGTACGTGAAGTGCGCTCTACTGGCCAAAAGGCAGTAAagagaaaagggaaggaaaaaaaagacaCACATGCTAGATTTATAGAGATTAGTGAACAGAAAGCATCTACATTGGAGAAATTAGTGGTGATAAAGGAGAAAGAGGCAGAAGATAAtaggatgacaaaatacaagGATTATCTCATCATGGACACGTCGCATATGACTCCTGAACAAAAGAAAGATCATGAAAACTTGTGTActtatattaagaataatatcctGAAGTTGAAATTGCTATGTATTTTTAtcaaccgcattattatgtattttattttatttaaataa